A single genomic interval of Eurosta solidaginis isolate ZX-2024a chromosome 3, ASM4086904v1, whole genome shotgun sequence harbors:
- the Vajk4 gene encoding uncharacterized protein Vajk4, which translates to MRLFALPCLALCVAIANALPAGEKPESSAAAADTAAAGSEKDANGSKDDSKTIEKRGLHLGDYGHHHEHHEHIKTITIEKKVPVPYTVTKHVPYTVEKKVPYEVKVPVPEPYYVEKKVPVHVKEYVKVPVHVPKPYIVEKKVPYEVKVPVDKPYEVKVPVPQPYEVIKKIPYEVKVPVPQPYEVIKKVPYEVKVEVPVPKPYEVIKKVPYEVKVPVEKPYPVEVEKPYPVEVEKPYPVVVEKKVPYEVKYPVDKPYKVEVEKPYPVHVKVPVPQPYTVEKKVHYTVEKPVPYEVKVPIEKPYPVYSEVKVPVHKEIPVPEKYHVEVPVFKKEEHHHHEYEHHY; encoded by the exons ATGCGTTTG TTTGCTCTACCTTGTCTCGCCTTGTGCGTGGCAATTGCCAACGCTTTGCCAGCGGGCGAAAAACCAGAATCTTCAGCAGCTGCTGCCGATACTGCGGCCGCGGGTAGCGAAAAGGATGCCAACGGCTCAAAAGATGATAGTAAAACAATTGAGAAACGTGGTCTACATCTTGGCGATTATGGGCACCATCATGAACATCACGAGcacattaaaacaataacaattGAGAAGAAAGTTCCTGTACCATATACCGTAACCAAACATGTACCGTACACAGTTGAAAAGAAAGTACCCTATGAAGTAAAAGTACCTGTGCCAGAACCATACTATGTTGAGAAAAAGGTACCAGTACATGTTAAGGAATACGTTAAAGTACCCGTACATGTACCCAAACCATATATTGTTGAAAAGAAGGTACCCTATGAAGTGAAAGTACCAGTAGATAAACCATATGAGGTTAAAGTACCGGTGCCACAGCCCTACGAAGTCATCAAAAAGATACCATATGAAGTGAAAGTACCAGTACCACAACCTTACGAAGTGATCAAGAAAGTACCAtatgaagttaaagttgaagtacCTGTACCAAAACCATATGAAGTTATCAAGAAAGTACCCTATGAAGTTAAAGTACCCGTTGAAAAACCATATCCCGTTGAGGTAGAGAAACCATATCCAGTCGAAGTTGAAAAACCATATCCAGTTGTTGTGGAAAAGAAGGTACCTTATGAAGTCAAATATCCCGTCGATAAACCATACAAAGTTGAAGTTGAGAAACCATATCCAGTACATGTCAAAGTGCCCGTGCCACAACCATACACTGTGGAAAAGAAGGTACATTACACTGTAGAAAAACCAGTACCATATGAAGTGAAAGTACCCATTGAGAAACCATATCCAGTTTATTCGGAAGTCAAAGTGCCAGTACACAAAGAAATTCCCGTACCAGAGAAATATCATGTTGAAGTGCCAGTTTTCAAGAAAGAAGAGCATCATCATCATGAATATGAACATCATTACTAA